A stretch of Polyangium spumosum DNA encodes these proteins:
- a CDS encoding vWA domain-containing protein, giving the protein MGTFLQARRRHLCVKEASFEDAEKAGDLWNAIVGLGRDPPMRSFAEAVRDTVPAEYMAFLALDEVGAAYAFGLLWKAGKHVPEGASAFEMRSAAREEWATFDKKAKQVKHLSDGFGWDLSAAWAQVRQVDAAGDDMDRVERIARLAGRMFASLRGAHASKVHGVSGEVYSVEQGNDVARLLPAETVLLTDPQIEIVALERIASRRAAQYAVRGATKKSKGPLVLALDESGSMSGIRNEWAKAAAVALARVAAAEDRPVAVVHYATSTVVQVVKPGDSAGVVKMILHFLSGGTAIGLALGVAVDQVKALAQKGQHGADIILVTDGIDRNEEEQKKSVDAASSIGARLWTVAIECSIAEDSPLRKQAAQYTELNDKAMTEGSSITLLAGAT; this is encoded by the coding sequence ATGGGCACGTTCTTGCAGGCGAGGCGCCGGCATCTCTGCGTCAAGGAGGCTTCCTTCGAGGACGCGGAGAAGGCCGGTGATCTGTGGAATGCGATCGTGGGGCTCGGGCGGGATCCGCCGATGCGGTCCTTTGCAGAGGCCGTGAGGGATACGGTTCCCGCCGAATACATGGCCTTTCTCGCCCTCGACGAGGTCGGCGCGGCCTACGCGTTCGGGCTCTTGTGGAAGGCGGGAAAGCACGTCCCGGAAGGTGCCTCGGCCTTCGAGATGCGCAGCGCTGCCCGCGAAGAGTGGGCGACGTTCGACAAGAAGGCGAAGCAGGTCAAGCACCTGTCGGACGGGTTTGGCTGGGATCTCTCGGCGGCCTGGGCGCAAGTCCGGCAAGTGGATGCTGCGGGAGACGACATGGATCGGGTCGAGCGTATTGCTCGGCTGGCAGGGCGCATGTTCGCCTCGCTCCGCGGCGCCCACGCCAGCAAGGTCCACGGGGTCTCGGGCGAGGTGTACTCGGTCGAGCAGGGCAATGATGTCGCCCGGCTTCTGCCGGCAGAGACGGTGCTCCTGACCGATCCGCAGATCGAGATTGTTGCCCTCGAACGAATCGCCTCTCGCCGGGCCGCGCAGTACGCGGTCCGGGGAGCGACGAAGAAGTCGAAGGGTCCGCTCGTGCTGGCGCTCGATGAATCGGGCAGCATGTCCGGAATCCGGAACGAGTGGGCGAAGGCCGCTGCGGTGGCGCTCGCTCGCGTTGCTGCTGCAGAGGATCGGCCCGTAGCGGTGGTGCATTACGCGACGTCCACCGTGGTGCAGGTCGTGAAGCCCGGAGACAGCGCTGGGGTCGTGAAGATGATCCTTCACTTCCTCAGCGGTGGAACGGCAATCGGCCTGGCCCTCGGCGTCGCAGTGGATCAGGTGAAGGCGCTCGCGCAGAAGGGCCAGCACGGCGCCGACATCATCCTCGTCACGGACGGCATCGACCGGAACGAGGAGGAGCAGAAGAAGTCGGTCGACGCGGCGTCGAGCATCGGCGCGCGGCTCTGGACGGTGGCGATCGAGTGCTCCATCGCGGAGGACTCGCCGCTCCGGAAGCAGGCCGCGCAATACACCGAGCTCAACGACAAGGCGATGACCGAGGGCTCGAGCATCACGCTGCTCGCGGGGGCAACGTGA
- a CDS encoding DUF6573 family protein gives MSDEDDDVGGEFVLIAAYSRRQALEDGTLVDVTELAKQAGIKAPVALTRSVWEKYVELSPAAEKAGNDTTGRLWDVLWMFRCAALQQPDEAEIRYELHVVTDAIEPSLVELKAMFGPGDDGEAVITILLPEED, from the coding sequence GTGAGCGACGAGGATGACGATGTCGGTGGAGAGTTTGTCCTGATTGCGGCTTACAGCCGCAGGCAGGCGCTCGAAGACGGCACGCTCGTCGACGTCACCGAGCTGGCAAAGCAGGCCGGGATCAAGGCGCCGGTGGCGCTGACGCGCTCCGTCTGGGAGAAGTACGTCGAGCTGTCGCCGGCCGCGGAGAAAGCGGGAAATGACACCACGGGCAGGCTCTGGGATGTCCTCTGGATGTTCCGCTGCGCCGCCCTGCAACAACCGGATGAAGCTGAAATCCGGTACGAGTTGCATGTCGTCACCGACGCGATCGAACCGTCCCTCGTCGAGCTGAAGGCCATGTTTGGGCCCGGCGACGACGGTGAGGCGGTCATCACGATCCTCTTGCCTGAAGAGGATTGA